In Flavobacterium sp. CS20, a single window of DNA contains:
- a CDS encoding DUF779 domain-containing protein translates to MKRIDITPEVAKIVEKLKAKHGDLIFHQSGGCCDGSSPMIFEKDDMYLDESDIYLGKIADVPFYMNQDQFEYWKHTFLTINITEGRGSSFSLEIPLGLRFIIHSRLLNKEEQNFFNQTEQ, encoded by the coding sequence ATGAAACGCATAGACATCACACCCGAAGTCGCAAAAATTGTAGAAAAACTAAAAGCAAAACATGGCGACTTGATTTTTCACCAAAGTGGCGGATGTTGCGACGGCTCTTCACCTATGATTTTTGAAAAAGATGATATGTATCTCGACGAAAGTGATATTTATTTGGGTAAAATTGCAGACGTGCCATTTTATATGAATCAAGACCAATTTGAATATTGGAAACACACTTTTCTAACCATAAACATTACCGAAGGACGCGGTTCAAGCTTTTCATTAGAAATTCCATTAGGCTTAAGATTTATCATTCATTCTCGCCTTCTTAACAAAGAAGAACAAAACTTTTTTAACCAAACAGAACAATAA
- a CDS encoding aldehyde dehydrogenase family protein has translation MSYSKPKFKASYGNFINGKFVEPLGGEYFENTSPIDKSLIAKYPRSQKEDVDLAVDAANKAKEAWGKTSATERATLLNKVADIIDDNLEEFASVETCDNGKPIRETLNADVPLSSDHWRYFASSIRAEEGTASELDEHTLSLNIKEPLGVVGQIIPWNFPLLMLSWKLPPALAAGNCVVLKPAEQTPSSATLLMEKIADVFPAGVVNVVHGFGPEAGKPLASHSKIDKVAFTGETTTGQLIIQYASKNINPVTVELGGKSPNVFFNSVMDADDDFLDKCIEGAVLFAFNQGEVCTCPSRILVQEDIYDKFMERVVERTKAIVQGSPYDINTQVGAQASNDQYEKILSYLKIGQDEGAKLLCGGEANKEDDLSKGFYIKPTILEGHNKMRVFQEEIFSPVVCVTKFKDEAEAIEIANDTLYGLGAGVWTRDAHQLYQIPRAIKAGRVWVNCYHAYPAHAPFGGYKKSGFGRENHLMMLNHYRQNKNMLISYDKNKLGLF, from the coding sequence ATGAGTTATTCTAAACCTAAATTTAAAGCCAGTTATGGCAACTTTATTAACGGTAAATTTGTTGAACCTCTCGGTGGAGAGTATTTTGAAAACACTTCACCTATAGACAAAAGTCTAATCGCAAAATATCCCCGATCTCAAAAAGAAGATGTAGATTTGGCTGTCGATGCCGCTAACAAAGCCAAAGAAGCTTGGGGCAAAACATCTGCTACAGAACGAGCAACATTGCTCAATAAAGTAGCAGATATTATTGATGACAACTTAGAGGAATTTGCAAGCGTAGAAACCTGCGATAACGGTAAACCCATTAGAGAAACATTAAATGCAGATGTTCCATTATCATCAGACCATTGGCGGTATTTTGCTTCAAGTATTAGAGCAGAAGAAGGAACTGCTTCAGAGTTAGACGAGCACACGCTATCATTGAATATCAAAGAACCCTTAGGTGTCGTTGGTCAAATTATTCCTTGGAATTTTCCACTCTTGATGCTGTCTTGGAAGTTGCCACCAGCTTTAGCTGCAGGAAATTGCGTTGTTCTAAAACCTGCCGAACAAACTCCATCTTCAGCAACTCTATTGATGGAAAAAATTGCAGATGTCTTCCCTGCTGGTGTTGTTAATGTTGTTCATGGCTTTGGACCAGAAGCTGGCAAACCTCTTGCTTCACACTCAAAAATTGACAAAGTCGCCTTTACTGGAGAAACAACAACAGGTCAACTCATCATTCAATATGCTTCCAAAAACATAAACCCTGTGACCGTTGAACTCGGTGGTAAATCGCCCAATGTATTTTTTAATTCTGTCATGGATGCTGATGACGATTTCTTAGACAAATGTATAGAAGGTGCCGTGCTTTTTGCCTTTAACCAAGGCGAAGTTTGCACTTGTCCATCAAGAATCCTTGTTCAAGAAGATATCTATGATAAATTTATGGAACGCGTTGTTGAAAGAACTAAAGCCATTGTTCAAGGCAGCCCATACGATATTAATACACAAGTCGGTGCACAAGCTTCAAACGACCAATATGAAAAAATACTATCCTATCTAAAAATTGGTCAAGACGAAGGTGCCAAATTACTATGTGGTGGCGAAGCCAATAAAGAAGACGATTTGTCAAAAGGATTTTACATCAAACCTACAATTTTAGAAGGTCACAACAAAATGAGAGTTTTTCAAGAAGAAATCTTCAGTCCTGTAGTTTGTGTTACAAAATTTAAAGACGAAGCCGAAGCTATAGAAATCGCTAACGATACGCTATACGGTCTTGGTGCTGGCGTGTGGACCAGAGACGCTCACCAATTATATCAAATTCCAAGAGCCATCAAAGCCGGTAGAGTTTGGGTCAATTGCTATCACGCTTATCCAGCTCACGCTCCATTTGGTGGTTATAAAAAATCAGGCTTTGGTCGCGAAAATCACTTGATGATGCTCAACCACTATCGCCAAAACAAAAACATGTTAATCTCTTATGATAAAAACAAATTAGGTCTTTTTTAA
- a CDS encoding AraC family transcriptional regulator, whose amino-acid sequence MGRLLNYHKKRRKLTTLVENRTVYSADFAELNIYETHEYAEKVELKFNFPVIASMLSGKKIMHIDGIPSFDFFPGESVVMPSGQKMLIDFPLASNQNPTQCLALGIDDAKIAEVVDRFNTIVSVENENNSWSLNDTSNHLTHNSDVNDLINRLVHTFMHNTKSKDVLLDLMIQELIVRLLQTKAKALLISDMQNTLSDTRIGSVIKYIKQNLTNKDISVEKLTKIANMSKSHFHKTFKNTLGISLVDYINSEKIRFSKKLIKERHDLCISDIAFYSGFNSISYFNRQFKKLELMTPQQFKTSINK is encoded by the coding sequence ATGGGACGCCTTTTAAATTATCATAAAAAACGAAGAAAACTCACTACCTTAGTAGAAAATAGAACTGTATATAGTGCTGATTTTGCAGAGCTTAATATTTATGAGACGCATGAATATGCCGAGAAAGTTGAATTGAAATTTAATTTTCCTGTTATAGCCAGTATGCTTTCAGGAAAAAAAATTATGCACATTGACGGCATACCGAGTTTTGATTTCTTTCCTGGTGAGTCTGTAGTTATGCCAAGTGGACAAAAAATGCTTATCGACTTTCCTTTAGCTTCAAATCAAAATCCAACGCAGTGCTTAGCTCTTGGTATTGATGACGCTAAAATTGCTGAAGTTGTTGATAGGTTCAACACAATTGTAAGTGTTGAAAATGAAAATAATTCGTGGTCTTTGAATGATACGTCAAATCATTTAACCCATAACAGCGATGTAAATGATTTGATCAATCGTTTGGTTCACACTTTTATGCATAATACCAAGTCAAAAGATGTGTTGCTTGATTTGATGATTCAAGAACTGATTGTCAGATTGCTTCAAACCAAGGCTAAAGCTTTATTGATCAGTGATATGCAAAATACGTTATCAGATACAAGAATAGGTTCGGTTATAAAATATATCAAGCAAAACTTAACCAATAAAGACATTAGCGTTGAAAAATTGACCAAAATAGCTAATATGAGTAAGTCCCATTTTCACAAAACTTTCAAAAACACCTTAGGCATCTCACTTGTAGATTATATCAATTCTGAAAAAATCAGGTTTTCTAAAAAACTGATAAAAGAACGACATGATTTGTGTATTTCAGATATTGCTTTTTATTCAGGTTTTAATTCAATTAGCTATTTCAACAGACAGTTTAAAAAATTAGAATTAATGACACCACAGCAATTTAAAACTTCAATCAATAAATAG
- a CDS encoding class IV adenylate cyclase: protein MNVKNFEFKAKIDKIETYENKLLTLNPEFKGIDHQIDTYFNVQHGRLKLREGNIENSLINYDREDILGSKESKIILYQHEPNVALKKILTKQLGIKVIVDKKRKIYFINNVKFHFDLVEDLGTFLEVEAIDSNEEFTIEELKQQCDKFFEFFELGKANLIDQSYSDLIIEIRSGL from the coding sequence ATGAACGTTAAGAATTTTGAATTTAAGGCAAAAATAGACAAAATTGAAACTTACGAAAACAAGTTACTAACACTTAATCCAGAATTTAAAGGTATTGACCACCAAATAGATACATATTTTAATGTTCAACACGGTAGATTGAAACTAAGAGAAGGCAATATTGAAAATTCATTGATAAACTATGATAGAGAAGATATTTTAGGTTCAAAAGAATCTAAAATTATTTTATACCAACATGAACCCAACGTTGCTTTGAAAAAAATATTGACAAAACAGCTTGGCATCAAAGTTATAGTGGATAAAAAACGAAAAATATATTTTATCAATAATGTTAAATTTCACTTTGATTTAGTTGAAGATTTAGGAACCTTTTTAGAAGTTGAAGCCATAGATAGCAATGAAGAATTTACAATAGAAGAGTTGAAACAACAATGTGATAAATTTTTTGAATTCTTTGAATTGGGTAAAGCCAACCTGATAGACCAATCATATAGTGATTTGATAATAGAAATCCGTAGTGGATTATAA
- a CDS encoding DUF488 family protein — protein MKDTTIYSIGHGNKKIEDFIAELKSFKIQFLLDIRSKPYSKWNPQFNQARLDLELKNNGITYVFVGDTLGGLPEDRSCYDYDGKVVYDLIKEKDFFKQGLERLTIANAKKINLAIMCSESKPEECHRSKLIGQELLNKNISLKHIVSEKRVKSQVAVMNELTKGKGTVDLFGNEMDFTSRKSY, from the coding sequence ATGAAAGACACGACAATATACTCAATAGGACACGGAAATAAGAAGATTGAGGACTTCATAGCCGAGTTGAAGTCGTTTAAGATTCAATTTCTTCTTGACATACGTTCAAAACCGTACTCAAAATGGAATCCCCAATTTAATCAAGCGAGACTTGACTTGGAATTGAAAAATAATGGAATTACCTATGTTTTTGTTGGCGACACATTAGGCGGTCTTCCTGAAGACAGAAGTTGCTATGATTATGACGGTAAGGTCGTTTATGACTTGATTAAAGAAAAGGACTTTTTCAAACAAGGGCTTGAAAGACTAACAATAGCAAACGCAAAAAAAATCAACCTTGCTATAATGTGTAGTGAATCTAAACCTGAAGAGTGCCATAGAAGTAAACTAATCGGACAAGAACTTCTAAACAAAAATATTTCTCTTAAACACATTGTATCAGAGAAGCGAGTTAAATCGCAAGTAGCAGTAATGAACGAACTAACAAAAGGAAAAGGAACAGTTGACCTATTTGGAAACGAAATGGACTTTACTTCAAGAAAATCATATTAA
- a CDS encoding DUF488 family protein has protein sequence MEFFTIGVYNSTEQEYFKKLSDNNIDTFCDIRQRRGVRGAKYAFVNSNRLQEKLNELDIKYGHVIDLAPTSDIRDLQKEADAQQGELKRDRNKLGKVFTIAYKDRILSHFDFDSFIDKLDEVGANRVVLFCVEEKPEACHRSIVTDKLEKLGYKITHL, from the coding sequence ATGGAATTTTTTACAATTGGAGTTTACAACTCAACCGAGCAGGAATATTTTAAAAAGCTTTCAGATAATAACATTGACACATTTTGCGATATACGCCAAAGAAGAGGTGTAAGAGGTGCAAAATATGCCTTTGTAAATAGCAATAGGCTTCAAGAAAAACTTAACGAGCTTGATATTAAATATGGGCACGTAATTGACCTAGCCCCTACTTCCGACATTAGAGATCTTCAAAAAGAAGCAGATGCTCAACAGGGTGAATTAAAAAGAGACAGAAATAAACTCGGCAAGGTTTTCACGATTGCTTACAAAGACAGAATATTGAGTCATTTTGATTTTGACTCGTTTATAGATAAACTTGATGAAGTTGGTGCAAATCGAGTGGTTTTGTTCTGTGTAGAAGAAAAACCTGAAGCTTGCCATAGGTCAATTGTAACTGACAAGCTTGAAAAACTTGGATATAAAATCACACATTTGTAA
- a CDS encoding type II toxin-antitoxin system ParD family antitoxin, which translates to MARQSISFTSPNEEWLKSQVDSNEYSSKSELVNDLIRQARKQQAQIDWVRTKLDKAENSGFTSDSKKEILAQSKSLFNG; encoded by the coding sequence ATGGCAAGACAAAGTATATCATTTACAAGTCCGAACGAGGAATGGCTAAAATCTCAAGTTGATAGTAATGAATATTCGAGTAAAAGCGAACTGGTAAATGACTTGATTAGACAAGCTCGAAAGCAACAAGCTCAAATTGACTGGGTTCGTACTAAATTAGATAAAGCTGAAAATAGCGGATTTACGTCTGACAGCAAAAAAGAAATTTTAGCACAATCAAAGTCTTTATTTAATGGCTAA
- the rmuC gene encoding DNA recombination protein RmuC: MIEGLLIGLIVLTIINIALHFRKKSDDNGQTDKLKDIENALIKFDSAFEKNEKSIKDEFQRNRQESNQTAKENRDELAKNLKEFADTNTQNNKDLNELIRQKFGDFSKQQTDLNKLSVDNIKDIKETIEKQLKEIREDNTKQLTEMRKTVDEKLQTTLEKRLGESFKQVSERLEQVHKGLGEMQNIATGVGDLKRVLSNVKTRGVLGEYQLENILEQLLTADQYSKNVATKKGSQANVEFAIKLPGKDSDEDVWMPVDSKFPIESYQHLLNAYEEGEKDKIESAQKVLLKAVESFAKDISEKYLDPPHTTDFAIMFLPVESLYAEVLRHPGLFEILQRKYRVTVIGPTTLSALLNSLQMGFRTLAVQKRSSEVWKILEAVKTEFKKFSSQLDKVDKQLNTASKSLNDLRLTRTNVMSRKLKDVGTIETIEAKEVLELPDTENDNEEVLEDFDGSDDNEFDFGEEGEKE, encoded by the coding sequence ATGATTGAAGGATTACTCATTGGACTTATCGTTCTTACAATAATAAACATTGCTCTCCATTTCCGAAAAAAATCGGATGACAATGGACAAACTGACAAACTTAAAGACATAGAAAATGCGTTAATTAAGTTTGACTCTGCATTTGAGAAAAATGAAAAATCAATCAAGGACGAGTTTCAACGCAACAGACAGGAGAGTAATCAGACGGCAAAGGAAAACCGAGATGAACTTGCTAAAAACCTAAAAGAATTTGCGGACACTAACACTCAAAATAATAAGGACTTAAATGAACTTATACGTCAAAAATTTGGTGACTTCAGCAAACAACAAACTGACCTTAACAAACTATCTGTCGATAACATCAAGGATATCAAAGAGACTATAGAGAAACAACTAAAAGAAATAAGGGAAGACAACACCAAACAGTTAACGGAAATGAGAAAAACCGTTGACGAAAAACTTCAAACAACTTTAGAAAAGCGATTAGGTGAATCCTTTAAACAAGTAAGTGAACGTCTTGAACAGGTTCACAAAGGACTTGGCGAAATGCAAAACATTGCAACGGGTGTTGGAGACCTTAAAAGGGTATTGTCAAATGTTAAAACAAGAGGTGTACTTGGCGAGTATCAACTAGAGAATATCCTTGAACAGTTACTTACAGCTGACCAATACTCAAAGAACGTTGCAACCAAAAAAGGAAGTCAAGCGAATGTGGAGTTTGCTATTAAACTTCCAGGTAAGGACAGTGATGAAGATGTATGGATGCCGGTAGATTCCAAATTTCCCATTGAAAGCTACCAACACCTTTTAAACGCCTATGAAGAGGGAGAGAAAGACAAAATAGAAAGTGCTCAAAAAGTACTTTTAAAAGCAGTCGAATCATTCGCTAAAGACATAAGTGAAAAGTATCTTGACCCTCCACATACAACCGACTTCGCTATAATGTTTCTGCCTGTTGAGAGCTTATATGCAGAAGTCCTTAGACATCCAGGGCTTTTTGAAATCCTTCAAAGAAAATACAGAGTTACGGTCATAGGACCAACAACTTTGTCTGCTTTACTTAATAGCTTACAAATGGGCTTTAGGACACTTGCGGTTCAAAAGCGAAGCAGTGAAGTTTGGAAAATTCTTGAAGCGGTTAAGACAGAATTCAAGAAATTCTCAAGCCAACTTGACAAGGTTGATAAACAGCTTAATACAGCTTCAAAATCCCTCAACGACTTGCGACTTACTAGGACAAATGTGATGAGCAGAAAACTTAAAGACGTAGGAACAATTGAAACCATTGAGGCTAAAGAAGTCCTTGAACTGCCTGATACAGAGAATGACAATGAAGAAGTCCTCGAAGATTTTGATGGGTCTGACGATAACGAATTCGACTTTGGAGAGGAAGGAGAAAAAGAATAA
- a CDS encoding DUF2268 domain-containing putative Zn-dependent protease (predicted Zn-dependent protease with a strongly conserved HExxH motif) → MRKTIKILILSLFILSCKTQYNTSFDGIEAERFSNKKANSQSLKSDFKIATGKISKEFVLNKSNLLLLNGMIAVTNGYFSLSIVNDNGDEWVITNEQDQTIEFNNEIVELPNKGNYKINISLTNASGYYDFKWKEASDNLKNSNQNYRRKLIEKNIFDKVRNIKDSIKVGNMIIQNAFKYQILAHQNSKFDSLMILNKVYLPNKYTFDNCLGLIFGDENGKKFRPNGIFKWNEKLLDNHKELIVSKLSVLDTVNINELFKNHLNAVQELTGQKGNGNWIVYFICPKDFQIFGGCDKNSMILDMFGDAWNSKSINDLFAHEIEHLIFEPIAEKDPYGNSGLGITLDEGLAVYFTYIYLKQDINQALYGNNTKILLDKEKEIFTKLEPFLYKTEEEGCPIYRHCGRSNDCEPVIKDLPENIQDELCYFLGFRIIQKYVEKHGKNSWKDLYKIPFKEFYENSGYKEYIEFKQ, encoded by the coding sequence ATGAGAAAAACAATAAAAATCTTAATATTAAGCCTATTCATTTTAAGTTGTAAAACACAATACAATACGTCCTTCGATGGAATTGAAGCAGAGCGTTTCAGCAATAAGAAAGCTAATTCTCAATCATTAAAATCTGATTTCAAAATTGCCACTGGTAAAATTTCAAAAGAGTTCGTTCTAAATAAATCAAATCTCTTACTGCTCAACGGAATGATTGCCGTTACAAATGGTTATTTCAGTCTGTCTATAGTAAACGACAATGGAGATGAATGGGTAATTACAAACGAACAAGATCAAACAATCGAGTTCAATAATGAGATAGTTGAATTACCAAACAAAGGAAACTATAAAATCAATATCTCTCTAACAAACGCTTCAGGATATTATGACTTTAAATGGAAAGAAGCTTCAGATAACCTAAAGAATTCTAACCAAAATTACAGGAGAAAACTCATTGAAAAAAATATATTTGACAAAGTCCGCAACATCAAGGACAGTATCAAAGTTGGCAATATGATAATTCAAAACGCTTTCAAGTATCAAATACTTGCACATCAAAATTCAAAATTTGATAGCCTAATGATACTCAACAAAGTTTACTTGCCAAACAAATACACTTTTGATAATTGTCTTGGATTGATTTTTGGCGATGAGAATGGAAAAAAATTCAGACCCAATGGAATTTTTAAGTGGAATGAAAAATTACTTGACAACCACAAAGAATTGATTGTCTCAAAATTATCAGTTTTGGATACTGTAAATATTAATGAGTTATTCAAAAATCATCTTAACGCCGTTCAAGAATTAACAGGACAAAAAGGAAATGGAAACTGGATAGTCTATTTTATTTGCCCAAAAGATTTTCAAATATTTGGCGGATGTGATAAAAATTCAATGATTTTAGATATGTTTGGAGATGCGTGGAATTCTAAATCAATAAATGACCTATTTGCACACGAAATTGAGCATCTAATTTTTGAACCTATTGCAGAAAAAGACCCTTATGGAAATTCAGGTCTTGGTATTACCTTAGATGAAGGTTTAGCTGTTTATTTTACATATATCTATCTGAAACAAGATATTAATCAAGCACTATACGGAAATAACACTAAAATCTTATTGGATAAAGAAAAAGAAATTTTCACAAAATTAGAACCCTTTTTATACAAAACAGAAGAAGAGGGATGTCCAATTTACAGACATTGTGGACGAAGTAATGATTGTGAACCAGTTATCAAGGATTTACCTGAAAATATCCAAGACGAATTATGTTATTTTTTAGGATTCAGAATTATCCAAAAATATGTGGAAAAACACGGAAAAAATTCTTGGAAAGACTTATATAAAATCCCTTTTAAAGAATTTTATGAAAATAGTGGATACAAAGAATATATCGAATTTAAACAATAA
- a CDS encoding reverse transcriptase domain-containing protein translates to MVIREELEQIVDKQFSKDSFGYRPNKSAHQAIKQCRENCMKMDWVIDLDIKSFFDEIDHDLMLKALGHFTKEKHIHLYVARWLKAPIQKKDGSIHSRDKGTPQGGVISPLLANIFLHVVFDKWIENNHPEVKFERYADDIIIHCDNFKQALRTLEAVKARFKQCKLQIKDGKSNIVYCKRNQKKHPPFKVHYVTFDFLGFTFKPRMVKGYFGNFHLGFTPSISRKRQKRINQTLFKMKLHRMVHLRLPDLAGIIAEKVRGWINYYGKVRMSELHYVFRFLNMRLAKWVRNKYRRFRRKHWFFAYKWLQETAKHYPNLFVHWQYGFTP, encoded by the coding sequence ATGGTAATAAGAGAAGAATTAGAACAGATTGTAGATAAACAGTTTAGTAAAGATTCTTTTGGCTATCGACCAAACAAATCAGCGCATCAAGCCATAAAGCAATGCAGGGAAAACTGCATGAAAATGGATTGGGTGATAGATTTGGATATCAAGAGTTTTTTTGATGAGATAGACCATGACTTAATGCTTAAAGCATTAGGACATTTTACCAAAGAAAAGCATATTCACTTGTATGTAGCACGTTGGTTAAAGGCTCCAATTCAAAAGAAAGACGGTAGTATTCATTCACGAGACAAAGGCACACCACAAGGAGGTGTTATTAGCCCATTACTGGCAAACATTTTCTTGCATGTTGTTTTTGATAAGTGGATTGAGAACAACCACCCGGAAGTAAAGTTTGAGCGCTATGCTGATGATATTATCATCCATTGCGATAATTTTAAACAAGCCTTGCGGACGTTGGAAGCGGTAAAAGCCCGATTTAAACAGTGCAAATTGCAGATAAAAGACGGCAAGAGCAATATCGTTTATTGCAAACGCAACCAAAAGAAGCATCCACCATTTAAGGTTCATTATGTAACATTCGATTTTCTTGGATTTACATTTAAGCCAAGAATGGTAAAGGGCTATTTTGGGAACTTTCATTTGGGATTTACACCGTCAATCAGTCGTAAACGACAGAAACGCATCAATCAAACTTTGTTTAAGATGAAACTTCATCGTATGGTTCATTTACGCCTGCCAGATTTGGCAGGCATAATAGCAGAAAAAGTACGAGGTTGGATTAATTATTACGGCAAAGTAAGAATGAGTGAATTACACTATGTATTTCGTTTCTTGAATATGCGTCTGGCAAAATGGGTACGCAACAAATATCGGAGATTTAGGCGTAAACACTGGTTTTTTGCCTACAAATGGTTACAGGAAACTGCAAAGCATTATCCTAATCTGTTTGTGCATTGGCAATACGGTTTTACGCCATAG
- a CDS encoding IS110 family transposase: protein MARKKKLEMEIVNQHATGIDIGSRSHFVAVGQALEDVKEFGVYAEDLTAICQHLKSYGITSVAMESTGDYWQNLFTELIKHDFEVILCNGKFTKHAKGKKTDVKDARWIQKLHALGLLTSSFLPDQQTEILRTYARQRGNIIHQAWQTSRKMQKHLKFLNFRLDVVVKDICGLTGLKIIEDICKGNLDPNELAKHRHYNCRKSEAEIAKALHGNNRKTFFLG, encoded by the coding sequence ATGGCAAGAAAGAAAAAGTTAGAAATGGAAATTGTAAACCAACATGCAACAGGTATTGACATTGGAAGTCGGTCTCACTTTGTAGCAGTTGGACAAGCCCTAGAAGATGTAAAAGAATTTGGGGTTTATGCAGAAGATCTTACTGCAATTTGTCAACACCTAAAAAGCTATGGTATTACCTCAGTTGCCATGGAAAGCACAGGAGATTATTGGCAAAATCTTTTTACAGAACTCATCAAGCATGATTTTGAAGTTATTTTATGCAATGGAAAATTTACCAAACACGCAAAAGGTAAAAAAACAGATGTTAAAGATGCAAGATGGATTCAAAAACTGCATGCATTAGGTTTGCTTACAAGTAGTTTTTTGCCTGACCAGCAGACTGAAATACTTAGAACTTATGCACGTCAGCGAGGCAATATTATACATCAAGCGTGGCAGACTTCAAGAAAAATGCAAAAGCACCTTAAGTTTTTAAATTTTAGACTTGATGTTGTAGTTAAAGACATTTGTGGTCTTACAGGTCTTAAAATCATAGAAGATATTTGCAAAGGAAATTTAGACCCTAATGAACTTGCTAAGCATCGGCACTACAATTGCCGAAAGTCTGAGGCAGAAATAGCAAAAGCCCTCCATGGCAATAACAGGAAGACTTTCTTTTTGGGTTAA
- a CDS encoding transposase, which produces MGPEGFRKFNSSKEFVSWLRLAPNNKISGGKVLSSKVPKGSNRLKIALRQATNSIGNLKDTHLSDFFKRVAFRKGRQATVSATARKLGVIIWNMVTKKEPYKPPKEYLFLDQKRKLGIAKRMRKQIAKFGLTNEDLGLNANIYKTAT; this is translated from the coding sequence ATAGGTCCGGAAGGATTTAGAAAGTTTAATTCTTCAAAAGAATTTGTCTCTTGGTTAAGACTAGCACCAAACAACAAAATATCAGGCGGTAAAGTGCTTAGTTCAAAAGTTCCTAAAGGGAGTAATAGATTAAAAATAGCATTACGACAAGCGACTAATTCTATTGGAAATTTAAAAGATACACACTTGTCTGATTTCTTTAAGCGTGTCGCATTTAGAAAAGGAAGACAAGCGACAGTAAGCGCAACAGCAAGAAAATTGGGTGTAATCATATGGAATATGGTTACAAAAAAAGAACCTTATAAACCGCCAAAAGAATATCTATTCCTCGATCAAAAAAGAAAGTTAGGCATAGCCAAAAGAATGAGGAAACAAATCGCTAAATTTGGATTAACTAATGAAGATTTAGGCTTAAATGCAAATATCTATAAAACAGCAACTTAA
- a CDS encoding IS110 family transposase — translation MQRGIDIGSRSHFVAVGQALEDVKEFGVYAEDLTAICQHLKSYGITSVAMESTGDYWQNLFTELIKHDFEVILCNGKFTKHAKGKKTDVKDARWIQKLHALGLLTSSFLPDQQTEILRTYARQRGNIIHQAWHFKKNAKALKFLNFRLDVVVKDICGLTGLKIIEDICKGNLDPNELAKHRHYNCRKSEAEIAKALHGNNRKTFFLG, via the coding sequence ATGCAAAGAGGTATTGACATTGGAAGTCGGTCTCACTTTGTAGCAGTTGGACAAGCCCTAGAAGATGTAAAAGAATTTGGGGTTTATGCAGAAGATCTTACTGCAATTTGTCAACACCTAAAAAGCTATGGCATTACCTCAGTTGCCATGGAAAGCACAGGAGATTATTGGCAAAATCTTTTTACAGAACTCATCAAGCATGATTTTGAAGTTATTTTATGCAATGGAAAATTTACCAAACACGCAAAAGGTAAAAAAACAGATGTTAAAGATGCAAGATGGATTCAAAAACTGCATGCATTAGGTTTGCTTACAAGTAGTTTTTTGCCTGACCAGCAGACTGAAATACTTAGAACTTATGCACGTCAGCGAGGCAATATTATACATCAAGCGTGGCACTTCAAGAAAAATGCAAAAGCACTTAAGTTTTTAAATTTTAGACTTGATGTTGTAGTTAAAGACATTTGTGGTCTTACAGGTCTTAAAATCATAGAAGATATTTGCAAAGGAAATTTAGACCCTAATGAACTTGCTAAGCATCGGCACTACAATTGCCGAAAGTCTGAGGCAGAAATAGCAAAAGCCCTCCATGGCAATAACAGGAAGACTTTCTTTTTGGGTTAA